In Gigantopelta aegis isolate Gae_Host chromosome 6, Gae_host_genome, whole genome shotgun sequence, the following are encoded in one genomic region:
- the LOC121375275 gene encoding actin-binding protein IPP-like, translating to MQNMDHLSNSVKSLSVSCTTGTSRIGQSLIHKEGGDGRNTRTLIHKAPGYSNTLLGNLASMWRSGTFCDVSIVVEGRSLAAHRHILAAASPFFMAMFTSHMAEQAQDEITMHEIDHDVFKVALLFMYTGQVEVTTDNCVDLLSLADMLGLSDVMEACCIYMTSQLDTENCIGVYRLADAHCCHQLKHAAEGFLHSHFLQVKNTDEFLALPKDNLIHLLSSEFIKVEDEFQVFEAAMKWINHDLASRRRFFFEVMNPVRLSIIPNRQIDKYVEDCPDISLKVALQKLLQDVRLDKKLSLELQLSRLKSCYVQPRRSARKNIYIIGGYTRCKGARWSDIQTLVTVERYDTFHKQWHVMPCMTDARSGHGLAILNGHIYVVGGENDSLISDTVESFNPVSEVWSSQPNLNFPRCGLSVCEFKGCLYAFGGWVGTEIGNSFEKFDPKAGVWAIVGKMETPRFAMGIVEHQDLIYIVGGFSDPGTELKQCHQYNPVTGVWERLLGMRTRRAYVGLAAMDGFLYAVGGWNEHEGSLSSVEKYCIETDSWTEIPNMNVRRAGPCVATVNGILYVIGGRTFSNMHTPPATLNSMECYNPMTDIWTELSVMPTSRCEAGVAVL from the exons ATGCAA aacatgGATCATCTTTCAAACTCTGTCAAGAGTTTGTCAGTTTCCTGTACAACAGGGACTAGCAGGATTGGCCAGTCTTTGATACACAAGGAAGGTGGAGATGGCCGGAATACACGGACACTGATTCACAAGGCACCCGGATATTCCAACACTCTCCTTGGTAATCTAGCCTCCATGTGGAGATCCGGCACATTCTGTGACGTGAGCATCGTCGTCGAGGGCCGGAGTCTGGCAGCTCATCGCCACATCCTGGCAGCAGCGAGTCCGTTCTTCATGGCCATGTTTACGAGCCACATGGCCGAACAGGCCCAGGATGAAATTACCATGCATGAGATTGACCACGATGTCTTCAAGGTGGCTCTTCTCTTCATGTACACAG GTCAAGTGGAGGTAACTACAGACAACTGTGTCGACCTGCTGTCTCTGGCAGACATGTTGGGTCTGAGTGACGTGATGGAGGCGTGCTGCATCTACATGACAAGTCAGCTCGATACTGAAAACTGTATAG GCGTGTACAGGTTAGCAGACGCTCACTGCTGTCATCAGCTGAAACACGCTGCCGAGGGTTTCCTGCACAGCCACTTCCTGCAGGTGAAGAATACCGACGAGTTCCTCGCTTTACCCAAAGACAATCTGATTCACCTGCTTAGCAGTGAATTTATCAAAGTGGAAGATGAATTTCag GTGTTTGAAGCTGCAATGAAATGGATCAATCATGACCTTGCATCACGGCGTAGATTTTTCTTTGAAGTAATGAACCCGGTTCGACTGTCCATCATTCctaacagacagatagacaaataTGTAGAAGACTGCCCCGACATCAGTCTGAAGGTTGCTCTGCAGAAACTCCTACAGGACGTCAGACTGGACAAAAAACTCAGTCTCGAACTTCAGCTGTCTCGGCTGAAATCCTGTTACGTGCAGCCTCGTCGGAGCGCAAGAAAAAACATCTACATTATTGGTGGTTACACTCGATGCAAAGGAGCCAGGTGGAGCGACATTCAGACGCTGGTGACTGTTGAACGATACGACACGTTTCACAAACAGTGGCACGTGATGCCGTGCATGACTGACGCTCGGAGTGGACACGGATTGGCAATTCTGAATGGACACATATACGTCGTGGGTGGAGAGAACGATTCACTGATCAGCGACACAGTAGAGTCGTTTAACCCGGTGTCCGAGGTGTGGTCAAGTCAACCGAATTTGAATTTTCCACGGTGTGGACTGAGTGTGTGCGAGTTCAAAGGATGCCTGTATGCATTTGGTGGCTGGGTGGGAACTGAGATTGGTAATTCCTTTGAAAAGTTCGATCCAAAAGCTGGTGTTTGGGCCATTGTCGGAAAAATGGAGACTCCAAGATTTGCAATGGGTATTGTGGAACATCAAG ATTTAATCTACATAGTTGGTGGATTCAGTGACCCGGGAACGGAACTTAAGCAGTGTCACCAGTACAACCCGGTGACAGGGGTGTGGGAGAGACTGCTCGGTATGAGAACCAGACGGGCCTACGTCGGACTGGCAGCCATGGATGGGTTTCTGTACGCCGTGGGAGGATGGAATGAACATGAAGGGTCTCTCAGCTCAGTTGAGAAGTACTGCATTGAAACA GATTCATGGACAGAAATACCGAATATGAATGTCCGCAGAGCAGGTCCTTGCGTGGCCACGGTCAATGGGATCCTGTACGTGATTGGAGGACGGACGTTTTCTAACATGCACACTCCACCAGCGACACTCAACTCCATGGAATGTTACAATCCAATGACAGACATCTGGACAGAACTTAGTGTGATGCCCACCAGCCGGTGTGAGGCAGGAGTAGCTGTTTTGTGA